One stretch of Candidatus Effluviviaceae Genus V sp. DNA includes these proteins:
- the kbl gene encoding glycine C-acetyltransferase, with translation MYGSLRDELLRELEEMRRAGLYKEERVLTSRQGPVVTVRGGGEVLNFCANNYLGLTSHPRVLQAAARTLERWGYGLSSVRFICGTQEIHKEAEGAVSSFLGTDDTILFNACFDANLGVFEPLAGPDDALIPDSLNHASIIDGVRLTKARRLIYEHSDMADLEAKLREASDARRRFIVTDGVFSMDGDIADLPAICDLAEKHDALVFVDDSHATGFMGPNGRGTHELHDVMDRVDIISTTFGKALGGAAGGCISGHAEIVEYLRQKARPYLFSNSVPPTVLGATVAVIDFLTETTEPRDRLMENTRYFRSEIVDAGFDVIPGSHPIVPVMFSRFEEDARLATAFARRLLDEGVYVTGFSYPVVPRGQARIRVQMSAAHGREHLDRALAAFRAVGRELDVIQ, from the coding sequence ATGTACGGTTCACTCAGAGATGAGCTGCTCCGGGAGCTCGAGGAGATGCGACGCGCGGGGCTCTACAAGGAGGAGCGCGTTCTGACCTCCCGGCAGGGGCCGGTGGTGACGGTCCGGGGCGGCGGTGAGGTGCTGAACTTCTGCGCGAACAACTACCTGGGGCTGACCTCGCATCCCAGGGTCCTTCAGGCCGCCGCCCGGACGCTCGAGCGGTGGGGCTACGGGCTGAGCTCCGTCCGCTTCATCTGCGGCACGCAGGAGATCCACAAGGAGGCCGAGGGCGCCGTCTCGTCGTTCCTCGGAACGGACGACACGATCCTCTTCAATGCGTGCTTCGACGCGAACCTCGGTGTGTTCGAGCCGCTGGCCGGCCCGGACGACGCCCTGATTCCCGACAGCCTCAACCACGCCTCGATCATCGACGGCGTCCGTCTGACGAAGGCGCGTCGTCTCATCTACGAGCACAGCGACATGGCCGACCTCGAGGCGAAGCTCAGAGAGGCGTCCGACGCCCGCAGGAGGTTCATCGTTACCGACGGCGTCTTCTCGATGGACGGGGACATCGCGGACCTCCCGGCGATCTGCGATCTCGCTGAGAAGCACGACGCACTCGTGTTCGTGGACGATTCGCACGCCACGGGCTTCATGGGACCGAACGGCCGGGGGACCCACGAACTCCACGATGTGATGGACCGCGTCGACATCATCTCGACGACGTTCGGGAAGGCGCTGGGCGGCGCCGCCGGCGGCTGCATCTCGGGCCACGCGGAGATCGTCGAGTACCTGAGGCAGAAGGCCCGACCCTACCTCTTCTCCAACAGCGTGCCGCCGACCGTTCTGGGCGCGACGGTCGCCGTCATCGATTTCCTGACGGAGACCACCGAGCCTCGTGACCGGCTCATGGAGAACACCAGGTACTTCCGCTCGGAGATTGTGGACGCGGGGTTCGACGTCATCCCGGGCTCGCATCCCATCGTGCCGGTGATGTTCTCGAGGTTCGAAGAGGATGCCCGGCTCGCGACCGCGTTCGCGCGACGCCTGCTCGATGAGGGCGTCTACGTCACCGGCTTCAGTTACCCGGTCGTCCCGCGCGGACAGGCGCGCATTCGCGTTCAGATGTCGGCGGCGCACGGGCGGGAGCACCTGGACCGCGCGCTGGCGGCCTTCCGGGCTGTCGGTCGCGAACTCGACGTGATACAGTGA
- a CDS encoding response regulator has protein sequence MDETKGRILVVDDEAPIREIISRKLSADGYEMNDASEAETALKELSREDYDCVLSDIHMPGMDGVELLRRIRVTDQDIAVILITGAPDMEAALEAMRLGAYDHLSKPLNLSELALTVERAIEKKRLVEENRAYQRDLESMVRERTQQLAEANEEVKRLFMSSIKALAQALEAKDEYTQGHSARVAELGVEIARYVSLPDREIQNIWLAGLLHDIGKIGIRENVLNKPGKLDPDEWESVQQHPVVAGRILGPIEELGDVIDIVVHHHERFDGSGYPEGLKGSDIPLGARILSVADAYDALTSKRPYRDALPDAEAVSILEDASSTQFDPVIVRSFVTAREGRGRPATSPTAGAAGTSMHDANAPEMPSPAAFCNRRRNLS, from the coding sequence GTGGACGAGACGAAGGGCCGGATCCTGGTCGTCGACGATGAGGCGCCGATCCGTGAGATCATCTCAAGAAAGCTGTCAGCCGACGGCTACGAGATGAACGATGCGTCCGAGGCGGAGACCGCCCTCAAGGAACTGTCCAGGGAGGACTACGACTGTGTCCTCTCCGATATCCACATGCCCGGCATGGACGGCGTCGAGCTGCTCCGCCGGATCCGCGTCACCGACCAGGACATCGCCGTCATACTGATCACGGGGGCTCCCGACATGGAGGCCGCGCTCGAGGCCATGAGGCTCGGAGCGTACGACCACCTCTCGAAGCCCCTCAATCTCTCGGAGCTCGCGTTGACCGTCGAGCGGGCCATCGAGAAGAAGCGGCTCGTCGAGGAGAACCGCGCCTACCAGCGGGACCTCGAGTCGATGGTGCGCGAGCGGACCCAGCAGCTGGCCGAGGCGAACGAGGAGGTCAAGCGTCTCTTCATGAGCAGCATCAAGGCCCTCGCGCAGGCTCTGGAAGCGAAGGACGAGTACACGCAGGGCCACTCGGCCAGGGTCGCGGAGCTCGGTGTCGAAATAGCACGGTACGTCTCACTGCCCGACCGGGAGATCCAGAACATCTGGCTGGCGGGCCTGCTCCACGACATCGGCAAGATCGGCATCCGCGAGAACGTGCTGAACAAGCCCGGGAAGCTCGACCCCGACGAGTGGGAGTCCGTGCAGCAGCATCCCGTCGTCGCCGGCCGGATCCTCGGTCCCATCGAAGAGCTGGGAGACGTCATCGACATCGTCGTCCACCACCACGAGCGCTTCGACGGCAGCGGCTATCCCGAGGGACTCAAGGGGAGCGACATCCCGCTCGGCGCACGGATCCTCTCCGTGGCCGACGCGTACGACGCGCTGACGTCGAAGAGGCCGTACCGCGACGCGCTTCCGGATGCGGAGGCCGTCTCCATTCTGGAGGACGCCTCGAGCACGCAGTTCGACCCTGTCATCGTGCGCTCGTTCGTGACGGCCCGCGAGGGCAGGGGGCGTCCGGCAACGTCCCCGACGGCCGGCGCGGCCGGAACGTCCATGCATGATGCGAACGCCCCTGAGATGCCCTCTCCGGCGGCATTCTGTAACCGGCGCCGTAACCTCTCCTAA
- a CDS encoding type II secretion system protein GspE, with protein sequence MDRLDSQTQDKLDLSSMEIDHHVVRLIPREMARRFRLVAVGREDDSLLVAMEDPLDVIATDTVSANTGYEIRPAEADPADIQAAIDKYYGETFDIEKSIQSIVDVEVDGGPAAEVDAEQLSVEPNDAPVIRLVNLILLQAIEEGASDIHIEPREKSISVRLRVDGNLREILPPPKRMQWAITSRIKILSGLNIAERRLPQDGSCRVKIMNRRVDIRVSTIPTLHGEKVVMRLLDKANLKTDLAELGFEPEHLDVIKHAIHEPHGMILLTGPTGSGKTTTLYSALTHINSPDKNIMTVEDPVEYELPGVNQVAARNAIGLDFAAALRSFLRQDPDVVLVGEIRDLETASIAIKAAQTGHLVFSTLHTNDATSTIDRLLNMGVEPYLICSSLNLVIAQRLVRKICPHCKEAYEPDSALAEPFYRVLPDAGDMVFHHGAGCTECSQTGYKGRMAIYELFPVTRGVRDAILKGEIGSGIRDQARSDGMRTLMENGMEKVRQGVTTLDEVLAVATEAV encoded by the coding sequence GTGGATCGCCTGGACTCGCAGACGCAGGACAAGCTCGATCTCTCTTCCATGGAGATCGACCACCACGTCGTCCGGCTCATCCCGCGGGAGATGGCCCGACGGTTCCGTCTCGTCGCGGTCGGCCGGGAGGACGACTCCCTGCTGGTCGCGATGGAGGATCCGCTCGACGTCATCGCCACGGATACCGTGTCGGCGAACACCGGCTACGAGATACGTCCCGCGGAAGCAGACCCTGCGGACATCCAGGCGGCGATCGACAAGTACTACGGCGAGACGTTCGACATCGAGAAGAGCATCCAGAGCATCGTCGATGTCGAGGTGGACGGGGGACCGGCCGCCGAGGTCGACGCCGAGCAGCTCTCGGTCGAGCCGAACGACGCTCCGGTCATCAGACTGGTCAACTTGATCCTCCTGCAGGCGATCGAGGAGGGAGCCAGCGACATCCACATCGAGCCCAGGGAGAAGTCCATCTCGGTGAGACTCCGTGTCGACGGCAATCTGAGGGAGATCCTCCCTCCGCCGAAGCGTATGCAGTGGGCGATCACGTCGAGGATCAAGATCCTGTCGGGCCTCAATATCGCTGAGCGTCGTCTGCCGCAGGACGGCAGCTGCCGGGTGAAGATCATGAACAGACGGGTCGACATCCGTGTCTCGACCATTCCCACGCTCCACGGTGAGAAGGTCGTCATGCGTCTCCTCGACAAGGCGAACCTGAAAACCGACCTCGCTGAGCTCGGCTTCGAGCCGGAGCACCTCGACGTCATCAAGCATGCCATTCACGAGCCTCACGGGATGATCCTGCTGACCGGTCCGACGGGCAGCGGCAAGACGACGACGCTCTACTCGGCCCTGACGCACATCAACTCCCCGGACAAGAACATCATGACCGTCGAAGACCCGGTCGAGTACGAACTCCCGGGCGTCAATCAGGTCGCAGCGCGCAACGCGATCGGACTCGACTTCGCCGCGGCGCTTCGGTCGTTCCTCAGGCAGGACCCGGATGTAGTGCTCGTCGGCGAGATCCGCGATCTCGAGACGGCGTCGATCGCCATCAAGGCCGCCCAGACCGGCCACCTGGTGTTCAGCACACTGCATACGAACGACGCGACCTCGACGATCGACCGTCTGCTCAACATGGGGGTCGAGCCCTATCTCATCTGCTCCTCGCTGAATCTCGTCATAGCTCAGAGGCTCGTCAGGAAGATCTGCCCCCACTGCAAGGAGGCGTACGAGCCCGACTCCGCGCTCGCGGAGCCGTTCTACAGGGTGCTGCCGGACGCGGGGGACATGGTCTTCCATCACGGCGCCGGCTGCACGGAGTGCTCACAGACCGGGTACAAGGGGCGGATGGCGATCTACGAGCTCTTTCCGGTCACGCGCGGCGTCCGCGACGCCATTCTCAAGGGCGAGATCGGGTCCGGCATCCGGGATCAGGCCAGAAGCGACGGGATGCGCACACTGATGGAAAACGGAATGGAGAAGGTGCGGCAGGGCGTCACGACGCTCGACGAGGTGCTCGCGGTCGCCACGGAGGCGGTCTAG
- a CDS encoding PilT/PilU family type 4a pilus ATPase — protein sequence MEVDIQTLLTEMVDQRASDLHITPGVPPQFRIDGILVPRDQEPLTPEESKRLSYSMIDEKRIERFEAQRGLDTSFSAEGLGRFRLNVFHQRSTVASAVRWLPWTIPTMEELGVPGIMKEFCEKLNGLILVSGPTGSGKSTTMASMIDYINNRKHVHIVSIEDPIEYLHRHKSCIVNQREVGRDTPSFPEAVREVLRQDPDVICIGEIRDLETVRTALTLAETGHLVLTTVHTSEAPQAISRILDIFPPHEQQGVRTQISLCLQGVLVQQLLPRSAGTGRVLGTEMMVATSAVRNLIREDNLQQLRSAIETGSKDGMHSMNSSLMRLVREEEIDTELAVAASNDIKGIMRDLSRHVQTGGRTLRQQRV from the coding sequence ATGGAAGTCGATATCCAAACACTGCTTACGGAGATGGTCGATCAGCGCGCGTCCGACCTCCACATCACACCGGGCGTTCCCCCGCAGTTTCGGATCGACGGCATCCTCGTTCCGAGGGACCAGGAGCCGCTGACGCCCGAGGAGAGCAAGCGCCTCTCGTACTCCATGATCGACGAGAAGCGCATCGAGCGTTTCGAGGCCCAGCGCGGTCTCGATACATCATTCTCCGCAGAGGGACTGGGGCGCTTTCGTCTGAACGTCTTCCACCAGCGCTCGACCGTCGCCTCGGCTGTTCGCTGGCTTCCCTGGACGATCCCGACGATGGAGGAGCTCGGGGTGCCGGGGATCATGAAGGAGTTCTGCGAGAAGCTGAACGGGCTCATCCTGGTCAGCGGACCGACCGGTTCCGGCAAGTCGACGACGATGGCGTCGATGATCGACTACATCAACAACCGCAAGCACGTGCACATCGTCTCGATCGAAGATCCCATCGAGTACCTGCATCGGCACAAGTCATGCATCGTCAACCAGCGAGAGGTCGGGCGAGATACGCCGTCGTTCCCGGAGGCTGTCCGTGAGGTCCTCAGGCAGGACCCGGACGTCATCTGCATCGGTGAGATCCGCGACCTCGAGACCGTGCGGACCGCGCTGACGCTGGCCGAGACGGGTCACCTTGTTCTGACCACCGTTCACACGAGCGAGGCGCCCCAGGCCATCAGCCGAATCCTCGACATCTTCCCGCCGCACGAGCAACAGGGTGTCCGCACGCAGATCTCGCTCTGCCTGCAGGGTGTGCTCGTTCAGCAGCTCCTTCCCAGGTCTGCCGGCACCGGGCGCGTCCTCGGTACAGAGATGATGGTTGCGACGAGCGCAGTCAGGAACCTGATACGGGAGGATAACCTCCAGCAGCTGCGGTCGGCGATCGAGACCGGCTCGAAGGATGGAATGCACAGCATGAACTCGTCGCTCATGAGGCTCGTCCGCGAGGAGGAGATCGACACGGAACTGGCGGTGGCCGCTTCGAACGACATCAAGGGCATCATGCGCGACCTGAGCCGCCACGTTCAGACGGGCGGGCGGACGCTCAGGCAGCAGAGAGTGTAG
- a CDS encoding type II secretion system F family protein → MPEFTYTAKDSNGRTIQGTREADSEMGLVSLLRKENLIVISVAPAVSKSKSGSGGFGKKKVKTKDLAILCRQLAAMLEAGLPVLESLEGIADQIDNETLSEKLREVTTDIEAGSTLSQALAKHPRTFQTLFVAMIRAGEESGALPNVLGRLGDYLEAKDALVRKIRSASAYPAFIAGFFVVAVAGIMLFLIPQFEGIFSDFGLDLPVLTKFLIAASRFIGNNLIWEILLLGGGAYAFYRWVKTPAGKRKFDELLLRAPIFGSLIQKAAIARFSRTLGTLMDNGVSVIAALEIVGDTSGNEIVREAVENVGNGVVNGSTIAEKLAESKVFPKMVVSMVAAGEGSGNLPDMLEKVADFYTDEVDAAITQLTSMIEPILIVGLGAIVTVVVLAIYLPIFQMATGIG, encoded by the coding sequence ATGCCCGAGTTCACCTACACGGCGAAGGACTCGAACGGTCGGACGATCCAGGGGACTCGCGAAGCCGACAGCGAGATGGGTCTGGTCTCTTTGCTCCGCAAGGAGAATCTGATCGTCATCTCGGTCGCTCCCGCCGTATCGAAGTCGAAGAGCGGCTCCGGCGGCTTCGGCAAGAAGAAGGTCAAGACGAAGGACCTGGCCATCCTCTGCCGTCAGCTCGCCGCGATGCTCGAGGCAGGGCTCCCGGTCCTTGAGTCGCTCGAGGGCATCGCCGACCAGATAGACAACGAGACCCTCTCTGAGAAGCTCAGGGAGGTCACGACCGACATCGAGGCCGGCTCGACGCTGTCGCAGGCTCTGGCGAAGCATCCGAGGACGTTCCAGACGCTCTTCGTCGCCATGATCCGCGCCGGCGAGGAATCCGGTGCGCTGCCGAATGTGCTCGGCCGCCTCGGCGACTACCTCGAGGCCAAGGACGCGCTCGTCCGGAAGATCCGCTCGGCGTCGGCCTATCCGGCCTTCATCGCCGGTTTCTTCGTCGTCGCCGTCGCGGGCATCATGCTCTTCCTGATCCCGCAGTTCGAAGGCATCTTCTCGGACTTCGGCCTCGACCTGCCGGTGCTCACGAAGTTCCTCATCGCCGCGTCGCGCTTCATCGGGAACAACCTCATCTGGGAGATCCTGCTTCTGGGCGGCGGCGCCTACGCGTTCTACCGCTGGGTCAAGACGCCCGCCGGGAAGAGGAAGTTCGACGAGCTCCTTCTGAGGGCTCCGATTTTCGGGTCGCTCATCCAGAAGGCGGCGATCGCGCGCTTCAGCCGCACCCTGGGCACGCTCATGGACAACGGCGTGAGCGTCATTGCGGCGCTCGAGATCGTGGGCGATACGTCGGGGAACGAGATCGTGCGGGAGGCCGTCGAGAACGTCGGCAACGGCGTCGTCAACGGTTCGACCATCGCGGAGAAGCTGGCAGAGTCCAAGGTCTTCCCGAAGATGGTCGTCTCGATGGTCGCGGCGGGAGAGGGCTCCGGCAACCTGCCGGACATGCTCGAGAAGGTCGCCGACTTCTACACGGACGAGGTCGACGCGGCCATCACTCAACTGACTTCCATGATCGAGCCGATCCTCATCGTGGGACTCGGCGCGATAGTGACTGTCGTCGTGCTTGCTATCTACCTGCCCATCTTCCAGATGGCGACAGGTATCGGGTAG
- a CDS encoding prepilin-type N-terminal cleavage/methylation domain-containing protein, whose product MRRGNQRGFTLVELMIVVIIVGILAAVAIPMYQGATERAKASEAVAALGTIRGAMRVYYAEHGTYVGAGSDGDLVTANGTLDVAADDLSGRYFDANCYTFDGDPAAAAFTIECNGGAAANAAPYASEVSDIVRSIDEDGDITSG is encoded by the coding sequence ATGAGACGCGGGAACCAGAGGGGTTTCACCCTCGTAGAGCTGATGATCGTCGTGATCATCGTCGGCATCCTGGCCGCCGTGGCCATCCCGATGTACCAGGGCGCTACCGAGCGCGCCAAGGCGTCGGAGGCCGTGGCCGCCCTCGGTACGATCCGCGGTGCGATGCGTGTCTACTACGCTGAGCACGGAACGTACGTCGGCGCGGGCAGTGACGGCGACCTCGTGACGGCCAACGGTACGCTCGACGTGGCGGCGGACGACCTGTCCGGCCGTTACTTCGACGCGAACTGCTACACGTTCGACGGCGATCCGGCGGCTGCCGCCTTTACCATCGAGTGTAATGGTGGCGCTGCTGCGAATGCCGCCCCGTACGCGTCGGAGGTGTCGGACATCGTCCGCTCCATCGACGAGGACGGTGACATCACGAGCGGTTAA
- a CDS encoding prepilin-type N-terminal cleavage/methylation domain-containing protein yields MTKTKNGGFTLVELMIVVIVVGVLAAVAIPMYQIVPERSKALEATSALGMVRNAMRAHFNAHGTYAHASFVDGALVTTGGVLSIKPGDLEGRWFSEECYTFDGAATATTYTLKCDGSLSTADNASEVETIIVTIDQDGEIVTDLF; encoded by the coding sequence ATGACGAAGACGAAGAACGGCGGCTTCACGCTTGTGGAACTCATGATCGTCGTGATCGTCGTTGGGGTGCTGGCCGCCGTGGCCATCCCGATGTACCAGATCGTTCCGGAGCGGTCGAAGGCGCTCGAGGCGACATCCGCACTCGGAATGGTCAGAAACGCGATGAGGGCGCACTTCAATGCGCACGGTACGTACGCGCACGCGAGCTTCGTCGACGGCGCGCTCGTCACAACGGGCGGCGTGCTTTCGATCAAGCCGGGTGATCTGGAGGGACGCTGGTTCAGCGAAGAGTGCTACACATTCGACGGTGCTGCGACGGCGACCACGTACACACTGAAGTGCGACGGTTCCCTCAGCACCGCCGACAATGCGTCGGAGGTCGAGACGATCATCGTCACGATCGACCAGGACGGAGAGATCGTCACCGACCTCTTCTAG
- the pilM gene encoding type IV pilus assembly protein PilM, which yields MLSRSDQNGIIGVDIGTTSVKVVELDRSCGRYELAAAALAPVSSHASPPSVQHALASALESAHVQSKRVATSVSGGHVAVRTFKFPKLSHSELEGAVWYEGSQVIAFDIEDSYVDYTALRPASDEEKADTPVLFVAAMKPQVDELTELVQSVGLEPRLVSVDALALLEAVMQEHDAPETPCVVHIGATRTSIGAAREGGLPFVRDIDLAGNTYTNAVVESLGVTPEEAEEVKRRGLRHEEKAMVAVESVTRRLVGELARSLVYYQTRGEGKHVDTIYLCGGSSRIPGLDDAISRATSVPVAVWSPLDNVEIDASQFDPASLDRMKPYLSLAAALAMKSETC from the coding sequence GTGCTTTCGAGAAGCGATCAGAACGGGATCATCGGGGTGGACATCGGCACGACGTCGGTCAAGGTCGTCGAGCTCGACCGATCGTGCGGGCGATACGAGCTTGCGGCCGCGGCCCTCGCACCCGTCTCGTCCCACGCGTCGCCCCCGTCCGTCCAGCACGCGCTCGCCTCCGCTCTCGAGTCGGCACACGTGCAGAGCAAGCGCGTCGCGACTTCGGTCTCCGGCGGTCACGTGGCGGTCAGGACCTTCAAGTTCCCCAAGCTGTCGCACTCCGAACTGGAGGGGGCCGTCTGGTACGAGGGCAGTCAGGTCATCGCGTTCGACATCGAGGACTCCTACGTCGACTACACGGCGCTCAGGCCTGCGTCCGACGAGGAGAAGGCGGATACCCCCGTGCTCTTCGTCGCCGCGATGAAGCCTCAGGTCGACGAACTCACGGAGCTCGTCCAGAGCGTCGGGCTCGAACCGCGGCTGGTCAGCGTTGATGCGCTGGCCCTTCTCGAGGCCGTCATGCAGGAACACGACGCACCCGAGACGCCGTGTGTCGTCCACATCGGAGCAACGAGAACCAGCATCGGGGCGGCACGGGAGGGCGGACTGCCGTTCGTCAGGGACATCGACCTGGCGGGCAACACCTACACGAACGCCGTCGTGGAGTCGCTCGGTGTCACGCCAGAGGAGGCCGAGGAGGTCAAGCGCCGCGGCCTTCGCCACGAGGAGAAGGCGATGGTCGCGGTCGAGAGCGTGACGCGGAGGCTCGTCGGCGAGCTGGCCCGCTCGCTCGTGTACTACCAGACACGGGGAGAGGGCAAGCACGTCGACACGATCTACCTCTGCGGAGGGTCCAGTCGGATACCCGGTCTCGACGACGCGATCAGCCGCGCGACCTCGGTGCCGGTCGCGGTCTGGAGTCCGCTCGACAACGTGGAGATCGATGCTTCGCAATTCGACCCCGCGAGCCTCGACAGGATGAAGCCGTATCTCTCCCTGGCCGCGGCGCTGGCGATGAAGTCGGAGACCTGCTGA
- the pilO gene encoding type 4a pilus biogenesis protein PilO, with the protein MGLLHALDDMGHAPEVGRRPSEAADAQEAANPVTSPEPSTESTSRDEGGGGGSAGAIGNLGARLGGLLKGTCTRRGGRRHWSVWRVTAIAVLAYVVVVNLSYFFVLKPVWSQLDGLVTKKSVIQDFLVVRESAAAVSKFRDALMRGDQRVTVVTELEDFADEAGVRVLDDPVLGPVQEMSDHMIEYPIEMELSGDYHSLGRFLAMVEESPRALVTKSVEIRTDEEDPDTQTIRLKVGVVSWED; encoded by the coding sequence ATGGGACTTCTTCACGCGCTCGACGATATGGGACACGCCCCGGAGGTCGGACGCCGTCCGTCGGAGGCGGCCGATGCGCAGGAGGCTGCGAATCCCGTGACGTCTCCCGAGCCGTCGACCGAGTCGACCTCACGGGACGAGGGCGGTGGGGGAGGGAGCGCCGGCGCGATCGGCAACCTCGGAGCACGCCTTGGCGGTCTTCTGAAGGGGACCTGCACGAGGAGGGGCGGACGTCGTCACTGGTCGGTATGGCGCGTCACGGCGATCGCTGTTCTCGCGTACGTGGTCGTCGTCAACCTCTCTTATTTCTTCGTGTTGAAGCCGGTCTGGTCACAGCTCGACGGCCTCGTGACGAAGAAGTCGGTCATCCAGGACTTCCTCGTCGTGAGGGAGTCGGCCGCCGCCGTCTCGAAGTTCCGCGACGCGCTCATGCGCGGCGACCAGCGGGTCACGGTCGTTACGGAACTCGAGGACTTCGCGGATGAAGCTGGGGTCCGGGTCCTGGACGACCCCGTGCTGGGGCCGGTCCAGGAGATGTCGGACCACATGATCGAATACCCGATCGAGATGGAGCTCTCAGGCGATTACCACAGTCTCGGCCGATTCCTGGCCATGGTGGAGGAATCGCCCAGGGCTCTGGTGACGAAGTCGGTCGAGATCAGGACCGACGAGGAGGATCCGGACACGCAGACGATCCGGTTGAAGGTGGGGGTTGTGTCGTGGGAGGACTGA